The Leucobacter rhizosphaerae genome includes a region encoding these proteins:
- a CDS encoding tetratricopeptide repeat protein: MAPDPGDPLDPDSDLRGAWAAVESGDPARIAEAVADLPALIPVVVAEDGEGSSAHRSALRALAYGLDELGDRASSREMYGMLAELLSDLRDGAASDSGLLEEELYARALAALIGASGPEERAALSVLDGLVATSEVELGPVHRRTLWLLARRAQWMVRVHGAAGLEGFELLVARAASIAEGGPEHLAALADQATELSRLDLDADSALLWERITAGRRHIYGLDHGETLTAWWWLVRTLTWSGDIARADRELAQLIPALGRLLGEDDAETIAALRFRVQLLRQRRDDPGDTGAVDDPLELAEQILVYETARYGPDSPEVFRTRDVMVEIERGTWAAMRDPDRDPRPVLVEARSLVIDATAELGAFSDAAIHARRTEQRLLRTLSELPDGSVPQAIRRGPELAREWREQLGQHCSDLHGATPADPEHLERFLEELRLAWQAEAEWFDEGSEPRLSTLRDCVTDLAAFGRPGRGVEIHARDTLARELFAAEHAEAALAEYERVLVLERARADQPGAPADLPTRVARSVQAVGAALRRVGRPSDAEAALARGIEDARAEGVDEAVLWDLRNARALALQDLDRFDEAAVEMRALVEATGTVGHTIDLAAVYLNGDRPHEAEAVLRPALARLEAAGQGRSLQAMRIMGNLALAACKLDRDADAAAAYDQLQEIQATVLGPAHRDTLITQNNRALEEQHLGRFGEAARRFEQVHRARAEALGERDPQTLSSLANWAQALQSTGDLDAARRTSERAVELSREVLGAAHPSTLSRIRVLDRTLELLGAPAEERGELASAVRAGFSEAARTDSDGDRSGLNALAYADHLAEQGRHLDALVEYTRARDAFADDAGLRWLRAERGIAASHHALHADQEASEGYARIVPQLERLLPEDLWALADALNLLSLSYSRIGRADLLEAPQRRAIEVADAIGTDPERAVLFRVWLGRRLATNAMHEAALAAVTDAVAQGEERLGAGHRVTVDARDDVAEALIALGRDREALQIYRSNIPVMERVFGPTSPQVSRALEKQRAAAKRSGPRSGAWVAGAIGAVVLAVILWNELGL, from the coding sequence ATGGCACCGGACCCGGGCGATCCCCTCGACCCCGACTCCGACTTGCGGGGTGCCTGGGCGGCGGTCGAGAGCGGAGACCCGGCGCGCATCGCCGAGGCCGTGGCGGACCTGCCCGCGCTGATCCCTGTGGTCGTGGCCGAGGACGGGGAGGGGAGCTCGGCGCACCGGTCCGCGCTGCGCGCCCTCGCCTACGGGCTCGACGAGCTCGGCGACCGCGCGTCCTCCCGGGAGATGTACGGCATGCTCGCCGAACTGCTGTCGGATCTCCGCGACGGGGCCGCGTCCGACTCCGGCCTGCTCGAGGAGGAGTTGTACGCGCGCGCCCTCGCCGCGCTCATCGGCGCGTCGGGACCGGAAGAGCGGGCGGCGCTGTCCGTCCTCGACGGGCTCGTCGCGACGTCCGAGGTCGAGCTCGGGCCCGTGCACCGGCGAACCCTCTGGTTGCTCGCGCGGCGCGCGCAGTGGATGGTGCGCGTGCACGGCGCGGCGGGCCTGGAGGGCTTCGAGCTGCTCGTCGCTCGGGCCGCCTCGATCGCCGAGGGCGGGCCCGAGCACCTGGCGGCCCTGGCCGATCAGGCGACCGAGCTGTCCCGCCTCGATCTCGATGCCGACTCGGCACTGCTGTGGGAGCGGATCACCGCCGGACGACGACACATATATGGACTCGACCACGGTGAGACGCTGACCGCCTGGTGGTGGCTCGTCCGGACCCTCACCTGGTCGGGTGACATCGCGCGCGCGGACCGTGAGCTCGCGCAATTGATTCCCGCGCTCGGGCGGCTGCTGGGTGAGGACGACGCGGAGACGATCGCGGCCCTGCGGTTCCGTGTGCAGTTGCTCCGGCAGCGGCGCGACGACCCGGGGGACACTGGTGCTGTGGACGATCCGCTCGAACTCGCCGAACAGATCCTCGTGTACGAGACGGCCCGCTACGGGCCGGACAGCCCCGAGGTGTTCCGCACCCGCGACGTGATGGTCGAGATCGAGCGCGGAACCTGGGCGGCGATGCGGGATCCCGATCGGGATCCCCGGCCCGTGCTGGTCGAGGCCCGGTCCCTCGTGATCGACGCCACGGCCGAGCTCGGTGCGTTCAGCGACGCGGCGATCCACGCCCGTCGCACGGAGCAGCGACTCCTGCGCACGCTCAGCGAGCTCCCGGACGGGAGCGTTCCGCAGGCGATCCGGCGGGGCCCGGAGCTCGCGCGGGAGTGGCGGGAGCAGCTCGGGCAGCACTGCAGCGATCTGCACGGCGCGACCCCGGCTGATCCGGAGCACCTGGAGCGCTTCCTCGAGGAGCTGCGGCTCGCCTGGCAGGCGGAGGCCGAGTGGTTCGACGAGGGCTCGGAGCCGCGCCTGTCGACCCTGCGCGACTGCGTTACCGACCTCGCGGCGTTCGGGCGCCCCGGGAGGGGCGTCGAGATCCACGCCCGCGACACGCTGGCCCGCGAGCTCTTCGCCGCCGAACACGCCGAGGCCGCCCTCGCCGAGTACGAGCGGGTGCTGGTGCTCGAACGGGCGCGTGCCGACCAACCGGGCGCTCCGGCCGACCTGCCCACGCGCGTCGCCCGCTCGGTGCAGGCCGTCGGCGCCGCTTTGCGCCGCGTGGGCCGCCCGAGCGACGCCGAGGCGGCCCTAGCGCGCGGGATCGAGGACGCGCGGGCGGAGGGTGTGGACGAGGCCGTGCTGTGGGACCTCCGGAACGCCCGGGCGCTCGCGCTGCAGGACCTCGATCGTTTCGACGAGGCAGCAGTGGAGATGCGCGCGCTCGTCGAGGCGACGGGAACGGTGGGGCACACGATCGATCTGGCGGCGGTGTATCTCAACGGCGATCGTCCGCACGAGGCGGAGGCAGTGCTCCGACCGGCGCTCGCACGACTCGAGGCCGCCGGGCAGGGACGCAGCCTGCAGGCGATGCGGATCATGGGCAACCTGGCTCTCGCGGCCTGCAAGCTCGACCGCGACGCGGACGCGGCGGCGGCCTACGATCAGCTCCAGGAGATCCAGGCGACTGTTCTGGGTCCGGCGCACCGAGACACCCTCATCACCCAGAACAACCGTGCGCTCGAGGAGCAGCACCTCGGACGCTTCGGCGAGGCGGCCCGGCGCTTCGAACAGGTTCACCGCGCCCGTGCGGAGGCGCTCGGGGAACGCGACCCCCAGACGCTCAGCTCACTCGCCAACTGGGCGCAGGCGCTCCAGTCCACCGGAGATCTCGACGCGGCTCGTCGCACCTCGGAGCGGGCGGTTGAACTCTCCCGGGAAGTGCTGGGCGCCGCGCATCCGAGTACGCTCAGCCGAATCCGGGTGCTCGATCGCACGCTCGAGCTGCTCGGGGCGCCGGCTGAGGAGCGCGGCGAACTGGCGTCTGCAGTGCGGGCCGGCTTCTCGGAGGCGGCGCGCACTGATTCAGACGGCGATCGCTCGGGGCTGAACGCACTGGCGTACGCGGATCACCTGGCGGAGCAGGGCCGGCACCTGGACGCGCTCGTCGAGTACACCCGCGCGCGCGACGCGTTCGCGGACGACGCCGGATTGCGCTGGTTGCGGGCCGAGCGCGGGATCGCCGCGAGCCATCACGCACTGCACGCCGACCAGGAGGCGTCCGAGGGGTACGCGCGGATCGTGCCGCAGCTCGAGCGCCTGCTGCCCGAAGACCTCTGGGCCCTGGCCGACGCGCTCAACCTGCTGAGCCTCTCGTACTCCCGGATCGGTCGGGCCGACCTGCTCGAGGCACCGCAGCGGCGGGCGATCGAGGTCGCGGATGCGATCGGCACCGACCCGGAACGCGCCGTGCTGTTCCGCGTCTGGCTCGGTCGGAGACTGGCGACGAACGCGATGCACGAGGCGGCCCTCGCGGCGGTCACCGACGCGGTGGCGCAGGGGGAGGAGCGCCTCGGGGCCGGGCATCGCGTCACGGTGGACGCACGGGACGACGTCGCGGAGGCGCTGATCGCACTCGGTCGGGATCGAGAGGCGCTGCAGATCTACCGGTCGAACATTCCGGTGATGGAGCGAGTGTTCGGCCCGACGTCTCCGCAGGTGTCCCGCGCCCTGGAGAAGCAGCGGGCCGCCGCGAAGCGTTCCGGGCCGCGTTCCGGCGCCTGGGTCGCCGGAGCCATCGGAGCCGTCGTGCTCGCGGTGATCCTGTGGAACGAGCTCGGACTCTGA
- the ffh gene encoding signal recognition particle protein, with translation MATFGNLSSRLTDTFKNLRAKGKLTASDVDSTVREIRRALLEADVALDVVKEFTGRVRERALGDEVNKALNPAQQVVQIVNEELVTILGGEQRRLEFAKNPPTIIMLAGLQGAGKTTLAGKLAKWLRDQGHTPLLVACDLQRPNAVTQLGVVAEQAGVAIYAPEPGNGVGDPVKVAKNGVAEAKSKQYDFVIVDTAGRLGVDAELMQQAANIRKAIDPDEVLFVIDAMIGQDAVTTAQAFQQGVDFTGVVLTKLDGDARGGAALSIRSVTGRPILFASTGEGLGDFEPFHPDRMASRILDLGDILTLIEQAQQSFDEDEARKVAEKIAKDQFTLDDFLGQMQQLRGAGSIKKMMGMLPGMGKMKDQLENFDEREIVRTEAIIQSMTKDERQNPKILNGSRRLRIAKGSGMTVTDVNALVQRFEQAAKMMKTVARGGVPQIPGMGAVPGMGGHGGKKKQVAKGKGAKRSGNPAKRAQEGGAAAAAAPATGSGFGLGGGAAGPGGAPSEEELAKLQQMLGRGLR, from the coding sequence ATGGCTACTTTCGGAAATCTGTCCTCGCGGCTCACCGACACCTTCAAGAACCTTCGCGCGAAGGGGAAGCTGACGGCGTCCGACGTCGACAGCACGGTGCGGGAGATCCGGCGTGCGCTGCTCGAGGCCGACGTCGCGCTCGACGTGGTCAAGGAGTTCACGGGCCGCGTGCGCGAGCGGGCGCTGGGCGACGAGGTCAACAAGGCGTTGAATCCTGCACAGCAGGTCGTGCAGATCGTGAACGAGGAGCTCGTCACGATCCTCGGCGGCGAGCAGCGCCGGCTGGAGTTCGCGAAGAACCCGCCGACCATCATCATGCTGGCCGGCCTGCAGGGTGCCGGCAAGACGACACTCGCGGGCAAGCTCGCGAAATGGTTGCGGGATCAGGGACACACCCCGCTGCTCGTAGCCTGCGACCTCCAGCGCCCGAACGCCGTCACCCAGCTCGGCGTGGTCGCCGAGCAGGCCGGCGTCGCCATCTACGCCCCCGAGCCGGGCAACGGGGTCGGCGATCCCGTGAAGGTCGCGAAGAACGGCGTCGCCGAGGCGAAGTCGAAGCAGTACGACTTCGTCATCGTCGACACGGCGGGTCGCCTCGGCGTCGACGCGGAGCTCATGCAGCAGGCTGCGAACATCCGCAAGGCGATCGATCCCGACGAGGTGCTCTTCGTCATCGACGCGATGATCGGTCAGGACGCCGTGACGACCGCGCAGGCATTCCAGCAGGGTGTCGACTTCACCGGTGTGGTGCTGACGAAGCTCGACGGCGACGCCCGCGGCGGTGCCGCACTCTCGATCCGAAGCGTCACCGGCCGCCCGATCCTGTTCGCGTCGACCGGCGAGGGGCTCGGCGACTTCGAGCCGTTCCACCCCGACCGCATGGCCAGCCGGATCCTCGACCTCGGCGACATCCTCACGCTCATCGAGCAGGCCCAGCAGAGCTTCGATGAGGACGAGGCGCGCAAGGTCGCGGAGAAGATCGCCAAGGATCAGTTCACCCTCGACGACTTCCTCGGCCAGATGCAGCAGCTGCGCGGCGCCGGCTCCATCAAGAAGATGATGGGCATGCTCCCGGGCATGGGCAAGATGAAGGATCAGCTCGAGAACTTCGACGAGCGCGAGATCGTCCGCACCGAGGCGATCATCCAGTCCATGACCAAGGACGAGCGGCAGAACCCGAAGATCCTGAACGGGTCGCGCCGGTTGCGCATCGCCAAGGGCTCGGGCATGACCGTGACCGACGTGAATGCGCTCGTGCAGCGCTTTGAGCAGGCCGCGAAGATGATGAAGACCGTGGCGCGCGGCGGCGTGCCGCAGATCCCGGGCATGGGAGCGGTCCCCGGCATGGGCGGCCACGGCGGCAAGAAGAAGCAGGTCGCCAAGGGCAAGGGCGCGAAGCGCTCGGGCAATCCCGCGAAGCGTGCACAGGAGGGCGGCGCGGCTGCGGCGGCAGCCCCCGCGACCGGTTCCGGCTTCGGGCTCGGCGGTGGTGCTGCCGGCCCCGGCGGCGCTCCCAGCGAGGAGGAGCTGGCGAAGCTGCAGCAGATGCTGGGCCGCGGGCTCCGGTAA
- the rpsP gene encoding 30S ribosomal protein S16 → MAVKIRLKRLGKIRAPFYRIVVADSRTKRDGRVIEEIGKYHPTEHPSFIEVDSERAQYWLKVGAQPTEQVAAILKLTGDWAKFTGEGDTESKVLAPEPKPVFEADAKKKPVLRPKAEKPAAAPAEEAPAEEAAAETTEA, encoded by the coding sequence ATGGCTGTCAAGATCCGTCTGAAGCGCCTCGGCAAGATCCGCGCACCGTTCTACCGCATCGTCGTCGCCGACTCGCGCACCAAGCGCGACGGTCGTGTGATCGAGGAGATCGGCAAGTACCACCCCACCGAGCACCCCTCCTTCATCGAGGTCGACTCGGAGCGCGCGCAGTACTGGCTCAAGGTCGGCGCGCAGCCCACCGAGCAGGTCGCAGCGATCCTGAAGCTGACCGGCGACTGGGCCAAGTTCACGGGCGAGGGCGACACCGAGTCCAAGGTGCTCGCACCCGAGCCCAAGCCCGTCTTCGAGGCCGACGCCAAGAAGAAGCCCGTGCTGCGCCCGAAGGCTGAGAAGCCGGCCGCCGCGCCCGCTGAAGAAGCACCGGCCGAAGAGGCTGCTGCCGAGACCACCGAGGCCTAA
- a CDS encoding RNA-binding protein, producing MAEQALAEALEHLVKGIVEHPDRVRVASREAARGDILEVRVHPSDLGRVIGRGGRTAQSLRTIVSSLAVGDRVRVDVVDTDEVDADDADGLTDDRIATHRPEGEA from the coding sequence TTGGCTGAGCAGGCACTTGCAGAGGCGCTCGAGCACCTCGTGAAGGGAATCGTCGAACACCCGGATCGGGTGCGCGTCGCCTCTCGCGAGGCCGCTCGCGGTGACATCCTCGAGGTGCGGGTGCACCCGAGCGACCTCGGCCGTGTGATCGGTCGAGGCGGGCGCACCGCACAGTCCCTGCGCACGATCGTGTCTTCCCTCGCGGTGGGTGATCGTGTGCGCGTCGACGTCGTCGACACCGATGAGGTCGATGCCGATGACGCCGACGGGCTCACCGACGACCGCATCGCGACGCACCGACCGGAGGGCGAGGCCTGA
- the rimM gene encoding ribosome maturation factor RimM (Essential for efficient processing of 16S rRNA), translating into MADAPKRAQAPRPASGAGSLRVGRLSKPHGLKGGIKLELFTDNPELRFVPGAVFHLQVPEDSPWFGRTIVMRELRWFNASPVGFFTEITDRTAAEGIVKAILWIDEETVAQGEEENAWYDHQLVGLDVVRDDVKVGSVAEVQHFPAQDLLVVSTDRGQVMVPFVEAIVPSVDMEAGVVRVTPPTGLFEEAPEIPIPETDGSTGAADGPEDLSRGEHGTRED; encoded by the coding sequence ATGGCCGACGCGCCGAAGCGTGCGCAGGCTCCCCGTCCCGCTAGCGGGGCGGGGAGTTTGCGTGTCGGCCGACTCTCGAAGCCGCACGGCTTGAAGGGCGGCATCAAACTCGAGCTGTTCACCGACAACCCCGAACTCCGATTCGTCCCCGGCGCGGTCTTCCACCTGCAGGTGCCCGAGGACTCCCCGTGGTTCGGTCGCACGATCGTGATGCGCGAGCTCCGCTGGTTCAACGCGTCTCCCGTCGGCTTCTTCACGGAGATCACCGATCGCACGGCGGCCGAGGGGATCGTGAAGGCGATCCTGTGGATCGACGAGGAAACGGTGGCGCAGGGCGAAGAGGAGAATGCCTGGTACGACCACCAGCTGGTGGGTCTCGACGTCGTACGCGACGACGTCAAGGTCGGTTCCGTGGCCGAGGTGCAGCACTTCCCGGCGCAGGATCTGCTCGTCGTCTCGACGGATCGCGGCCAGGTGATGGTGCCGTTCGTCGAGGCCATCGTGCCGAGCGTGGACATGGAGGCCGGGGTGGTCCGGGTGACTCCGCCCACGGGGCTGTTCGAGGAGGCGCCGGAGATCCCGATCCCCGAGACCGACGGGTCCACGGGCGCTGCCGACGGCCCCGAGGACCTTTCCCGCGGAGAGCACGGCACCCGTGAAGATTGA
- the trmD gene encoding tRNA (guanosine(37)-N1)-methyltransferase TrmD, which produces MKIDVVTIFPGYFDALELSLLGKAKTRGLIDVQVHDLRDSARDKHRTVDDTPSGGGAGMVMKPEPWGAALDGILSAADGSDHDPLIIFPSPAGDVFTQRMARELATESHLVFGCGRYEGIDQRVFDEYAERGRVRLVSIGDYVLNGGEVASIAMIEAIARLIPGVVGNPESLVEESHEDGLLEYPSYTKPAEWRDRAVPPVLLSGNHAAIESWRREQSIERTRRVRPELLPAELGGERRGRHAAP; this is translated from the coding sequence GTGAAGATTGATGTCGTCACGATCTTCCCGGGCTACTTCGACGCGCTCGAGCTCTCATTGCTCGGCAAGGCGAAGACCCGGGGCCTGATCGACGTGCAGGTCCACGATCTGCGCGATTCCGCCCGTGACAAGCATCGCACCGTCGATGACACTCCCTCCGGCGGCGGCGCGGGCATGGTCATGAAACCCGAGCCCTGGGGCGCGGCGCTGGACGGAATCCTTTCGGCAGCCGACGGGAGCGACCACGACCCGCTCATCATCTTCCCCTCGCCCGCGGGCGACGTGTTCACCCAGCGCATGGCGCGCGAGCTCGCCACCGAGTCCCACCTCGTCTTCGGTTGCGGTCGGTACGAGGGGATCGATCAGCGGGTCTTCGACGAGTACGCCGAGCGCGGTCGGGTGCGGCTCGTCAGCATCGGTGACTACGTGCTCAACGGGGGAGAGGTCGCGTCGATCGCGATGATCGAAGCGATCGCACGGCTCATTCCCGGCGTCGTCGGCAATCCCGAGAGCCTGGTCGAGGAGTCGCACGAGGACGGGCTGCTCGAGTACCCGAGCTACACCAAACCGGCCGAGTGGCGGGATCGCGCGGTGCCGCCCGTGCTCCTGAGCGGAAACCACGCCGCCATCGAGTCGTGGCGCCGTGAGCAGAGCATCGAGCGCACGCGGCGGGTCCGCCCGGAGCTGCTGCCGGCGGAGCTCGGCGGCGAGCGGCGCGGACGCCACGCGGCGCCGTAG
- a CDS encoding Mur ligase family protein, translating into MRDVLSAVIGKAVRQVARLRGGGSALPGLVIERIDPGFLARVLGRLPYGVIAVSGTNGKTTTTKMIVEILEASGLRVFTNRTGSNFSRGVVAAAIQECSVTGRLDADVAVLELDEAHAMYFIDRVRPRFTLLLNVLRDQLDRFGEIDATARLLQRIADATTEGLIVNREDRLVAAIGQQTRERLSDTAEVREFGLSDALLSTFPSDDDFHAAALPVREVTADADVTLIGLGDHEATFLIDGESHHTGLKLEGLYNTFNAAAALSTVRMVLERGPIAGRTAEAHPSASIPDLLQALAEVRPAFGRGEQLQLDGQPLELVLVKNPAGFRLGLASFDPEGVSAMIAINDQYADGRDMSWLWDVEFGSLASAGVDMVSGTRAWDMALRLEHDEVPVAAVEEDLSRALQAFRSATTGRPRRIYCTYTAMLALRKELAVLTDVEDIW; encoded by the coding sequence ATGCGTGATGTTCTCTCAGCCGTCATCGGCAAAGCGGTACGGCAGGTGGCGCGATTGCGCGGCGGCGGTTCGGCTCTGCCCGGACTGGTGATCGAGCGCATCGATCCCGGATTCCTCGCGCGCGTGCTCGGGCGACTGCCCTACGGGGTGATCGCCGTCAGCGGCACCAACGGCAAGACCACCACCACGAAGATGATCGTCGAGATCCTCGAGGCCAGCGGTCTGCGGGTGTTCACGAACCGCACCGGGTCGAACTTCTCGCGCGGCGTGGTCGCAGCGGCGATTCAGGAGTGCTCGGTCACCGGCCGACTCGACGCGGACGTGGCGGTCCTCGAGCTCGATGAGGCGCACGCGATGTACTTCATCGACCGGGTGCGCCCGCGATTCACGCTGCTGCTGAACGTGCTGCGAGATCAACTGGATCGCTTCGGCGAGATCGACGCCACGGCGCGGCTGCTGCAGCGCATCGCGGATGCCACGACCGAGGGGCTCATCGTCAATCGGGAGGATCGGCTCGTCGCGGCGATCGGACAGCAGACCCGGGAGCGCCTCTCCGACACTGCCGAGGTCCGCGAGTTCGGGCTGTCCGATGCGCTGCTGTCGACGTTCCCGAGCGACGATGACTTCCACGCCGCCGCGCTCCCGGTTCGCGAGGTCACCGCGGACGCCGACGTCACTCTCATCGGCCTCGGCGACCACGAGGCAACCTTCCTGATCGACGGCGAGTCGCATCACACCGGGTTGAAACTCGAAGGCCTCTACAACACCTTCAACGCCGCCGCGGCGCTCTCAACGGTGCGCATGGTGCTCGAGCGAGGTCCGATTGCGGGCCGAACGGCCGAGGCCCATCCCTCTGCCTCGATCCCGGATCTGCTCCAGGCGCTGGCCGAAGTGCGCCCGGCCTTCGGCCGCGGCGAGCAGCTGCAGCTCGACGGCCAGCCGCTCGAACTGGTGCTCGTCAAGAACCCCGCCGGGTTCCGGCTCGGCCTCGCCTCGTTCGACCCCGAGGGGGTCTCCGCGATGATCGCGATCAACGATCAGTACGCGGATGGGCGCGACATGTCGTGGCTCTGGGACGTCGAATTCGGGTCCCTCGCCTCCGCCGGGGTGGACATGGTGAGCGGGACGCGAGCCTGGGACATGGCGCTCCGGCTCGAGCACGACGAGGTGCCCGTCGCGGCGGTCGAGGAGGACCTGTCGCGGGCACTGCAGGCGTTCCGGTCGGCGACCACCGGACGGCCGCGGCGGATCTACTGCACTTACACGGCGATGCTTGCACTCCGCAAGGAGCTCGCCGTGCTGACCGACGTGGAGGACATCTGGTGA
- a CDS encoding type 1 glutamine amidotransferase, giving the protein MSTPELVIASLYPRDMNIYGDRGNVLALSRRAEAQGFSPRVVEVNPGDPLPADLDIVIGGGGQDSGQGRVALDLAARGDQVRDLAADGTPMLMVCGLYQLFGHRFTTYTGEELVGIGVLDVETRGGDTRMIGNIVLESAEFGEIIGYENHSGDTTLGPGSQPLGRVVQGAGNNPRDGVEGARTANVIGSYLHGSLLPKNPALSDFLIGEAARRRYGKFTPVAEVNETVTRARASAKRRPR; this is encoded by the coding sequence GTGAGCACCCCCGAACTCGTCATCGCCTCGCTCTACCCGCGCGACATGAACATCTACGGCGATCGTGGCAACGTGCTGGCGCTGAGCCGGCGCGCGGAGGCCCAGGGCTTCTCCCCGCGCGTCGTCGAAGTCAACCCGGGTGATCCACTGCCCGCCGACCTGGATATCGTCATCGGCGGTGGCGGACAGGATTCCGGGCAGGGGCGCGTGGCGCTCGATCTCGCGGCACGCGGCGATCAGGTGCGGGATCTCGCAGCCGACGGGACCCCCATGCTCATGGTGTGCGGGCTCTACCAGCTCTTCGGTCATCGCTTCACCACCTACACGGGGGAGGAGCTGGTCGGCATCGGGGTGCTCGACGTCGAAACCCGCGGTGGCGACACCCGCATGATCGGCAACATCGTGCTCGAGTCGGCCGAGTTCGGGGAGATCATCGGATACGAGAATCACAGCGGCGACACGACGCTCGGCCCCGGGTCGCAGCCGCTCGGCCGGGTCGTGCAGGGTGCCGGCAACAATCCGCGCGACGGCGTCGAGGGGGCGCGGACCGCCAATGTCATTGGCAGCTACCTGCACGGGTCCCTGCTGCCGAAGAACCCCGCGCTCAGCGACTTCCTGATCGGGGAGGCTGCGCGGCGTCGCTACGGGAAATTCACTCCGGTCGCCGAGGTGAACGAGACCGTCACCCGCGCTCGTGCCAGCGCCAAGCGGCGCCCGCGGTGA
- a CDS encoding YceI family protein, with amino-acid sequence MSITAEQIPGYRTGTWTIDPTHSEVGFSVRHLAISKVKGKFENFDATFVTAENPLDSTVTASAEVASVNTNEKNRDGHLRTGDFFAAEEFPQLTFVSTGAREDGGDFLVDGDLTLRGVTKPVTFTLEFGGFGEDAYGNYKAGFTASTVIKREDFGLSWNAPLEKGGLLLGSDVTITLDVQAALQA; translated from the coding sequence ATGAGCATCACCGCTGAGCAGATCCCCGGCTACCGCACCGGCACCTGGACGATCGACCCCACGCACTCCGAGGTGGGCTTCTCGGTCCGTCACCTCGCGATCAGCAAGGTCAAGGGCAAGTTCGAGAACTTCGACGCCACGTTCGTCACCGCGGAGAACCCGCTCGACTCGACCGTCACCGCTTCGGCAGAGGTCGCCTCCGTGAACACCAACGAGAAGAACCGCGACGGTCACCTGCGCACCGGCGATTTCTTCGCTGCTGAGGAGTTCCCCCAGCTCACCTTCGTCTCCACCGGTGCACGCGAGGACGGCGGGGACTTCCTGGTCGACGGCGATCTCACGCTGCGCGGCGTGACGAAGCCCGTCACCTTCACGCTCGAGTTCGGCGGCTTCGGCGAGGACGCCTACGGCAACTACAAGGCGGGCTTCACCGCCTCGACCGTGATCAAGCGCGAGGACTTCGGTCTGAGCTGGAACGCACCCCTCGAAAAGGGCGGCCTCCTCCTCGGCTCCGACGTCACCATCACGCTCGACGTCCAGGCCGCACTCCAGGCCTAG
- a CDS encoding FUSC family protein — protein MSGPPTRPWRRVERRLTGRFTVPMRPSLLQLLKGAASAILTWFVCLAIFPEQLPIFGAIAALIVMQDNIDQSLTRGIERVVGVLLGVSVALGAGAVFGPQAWLFIAAIIVSMGVGWLFRMTPTSTNQVAISALLMIALGGLQLGYGFERLIETAIGAAIGVAINALVVAPVRTSSVHTAIAGLTEQTALVLRRLADSLAEARDEAWLAEMYAEARQLQTERTRVHGLLRQARESLRLNPRSSRHRQGLADDDALFQRLQPIVTQVIGMARALYDLYAADLVTDPSVVGMAEEMRRAAHDLELLVHPDAPDDRAPEPAALTAPYTIPRPHPDHWVLIGSLMEDLRRVRGRITGDLEL, from the coding sequence GTGAGCGGTCCGCCGACCCGGCCCTGGCGACGCGTCGAGCGTCGCCTCACGGGGCGGTTCACGGTGCCGATGCGGCCCTCGCTGCTGCAGTTGCTGAAGGGCGCGGCGTCCGCGATCCTCACCTGGTTCGTATGCCTCGCGATCTTCCCCGAGCAGCTGCCGATCTTCGGCGCCATCGCCGCGCTCATCGTGATGCAGGACAACATCGACCAGTCGCTCACCCGCGGCATCGAGCGGGTCGTGGGTGTGCTGCTAGGGGTCTCGGTGGCCCTCGGCGCCGGGGCGGTGTTCGGTCCGCAGGCGTGGCTCTTCATCGCAGCGATCATCGTCTCGATGGGCGTCGGCTGGCTCTTCCGCATGACCCCTACCTCCACGAACCAGGTCGCGATCAGCGCACTGCTCATGATTGCGCTCGGCGGCCTGCAGCTCGGCTACGGATTCGAGCGCCTCATCGAGACCGCCATCGGTGCGGCAATCGGCGTGGCGATCAACGCGCTCGTGGTCGCCCCGGTCCGCACCTCCTCGGTGCACACGGCGATCGCGGGTCTGACCGAGCAGACCGCGCTCGTGCTGCGCCGACTGGCCGACAGCCTGGCTGAAGCCCGGGATGAGGCCTGGCTCGCCGAGATGTACGCCGAGGCGCGGCAGCTGCAGACCGAGCGGACGCGGGTGCACGGTCTGCTGCGGCAGGCCCGCGAGAGCCTCCGCCTGAATCCGCGCAGCAGCCGCCACCGCCAGGGCCTCGCCGACGACGACGCGCTGTTCCAGCGCCTGCAGCCCATCGTGACGCAGGTGATCGGCATGGCGCGAGCACTCTACGATCTGTATGCCGCCGATCTCGTGACGGATCCGTCGGTGGTCGGCATGGCCGAGGAGATGCGCCGCGCCGCGCACGATCTCGAGCTGCTCGTCCACCCGGACGCCCCGGACGACCGCGCCCCCGAACCCGCAGCACTCACCGCGCCGTACACGATCCCGCGCCCGCACCCGGACCACTGGGTCCTGATCGGTTCGCTCATGGAGGATCTGCGCCGGGTGCGCGGCCGGATCACCGGGGACCTCGAGCTCTAG